The following coding sequences are from one Lolium rigidum isolate FL_2022 chromosome 6, APGP_CSIRO_Lrig_0.1, whole genome shotgun sequence window:
- the LOC124663945 gene encoding uncharacterized protein LOC124663945, which yields MSSSRRRHARSPAAGPLDDDDLLWEILLRLPPEPSSLPRASAVCKRWRRLVSDPGFFRRFRLRHRRNPPLLGFFEKYGGSPFLSTLEAPNCIPPGRFSLQRDDDYDRSIPLGCRHGLFLIFLTKLRQVLLWDPITRDEQRIAVPAAFDSEKTIGMVSGAVLRPAGEDPYFQVVLTAADHKHQALACVYSSKTGIWGNLISTPLTYQANGSRIPTMVYFDVSLLAGDSLYWKLAGRFQGILESDLVKQSLAVIPVTLDMCGQGRCFKIMRAEGGGLGCLVVSYTDCTAQLWKRKTDCDGAASWGLARTIELDKLLSLKPDEKRSLGLLAIAEENNVVFLRTTTGLFMIHLPSLKFRKLFKANIILSYYPFESVYTAGTCVGGGGHNGAKLLLNTQDD from the exons atgagcagcagccgccgccgccacgcccgctCGCCGGCGGCCGGGCCGTTGGATGACGACGATCTCCTCtgggagatcctcctccgcctccccccGGAGCCTTCATCCCTCCCGCGGGCCTCCGCCGTTTGCAAGCGCTGGCGCCGCCTCGTCTCCGACCCCGGCTTCTTCCGCCGCTTCCGCCTCCGGCACCGCCGCAATCCGCCCCTCCTCGGCTTCTTCGAAAAGTACGGAGGTAGTCCCTTCCTTTCTACCCTGGAGGCCCCCAATTGCATCCCTCCCGGGCGCTTCTCCTTGCAGCGTGACGACGACTACGACCGCTCCATACCCCTTGGATGTCGCCATGGTCTCTTCCTCATCTTCCTTACCAAGCTCCGCCAGGTCCTGCTGTGGGACCCCATCACCCGCGACGAGCAACGCATCGCCGTTCCCGCGGCGTTCGATTCAGAGAAAACCATCGGCATGGTCAGTGGGGCCGTGCTTCGCCCTGCCGGAGAGGACCCGTACTTCCAGGTCGTCTTGACAGCGGCAGACCACAAACATCAAGCGCTCGCCTGCGTCTACTCGTCAAAGACAGGCATATGGGGAAATCTCATCTCAACGCCTCTTACATACCAGGCTAATGGGAGCCGTATTCCCACCATGGTTTATTTTGATGTCTCGTTGCTAGCTGGAGATTCCCTTTACTGGAAGCTTGCTGGGAGATTTCAGGGAATTCTAGAATCTGATTTGGTGAAGCAGAGCCTCGCTGTGATACCAGTGACACTGGATATGTGTGGCCAGGGCAGATGCTTCAAGATTATGCGGGCCGAGGGTGGTGGGCTGGGTTGCCTCGTAGTGTCATACACAGACTGCACTGCCCAGTTGTGGAAGAGGAAGACCGACTGTGATGGTGCTGCTTCTTGGGGGCTTGCAAGAACTATTGAACTGGACAAGCTACTTTCCCTGAAACCAGATGAGAAAAGGTCCCTAGGCTTACTAGCGATTGCTGAGGAGAATAATGTGGTGTTTCTGAGGACAACTACCGGCCTCTTCATGATCCATCTTCCG TCATTGAAGTTCAGGAAGCTTTTCAAGGCCAACATCATTCTTTCCTATTATCCGTTCGAAAGTGTCTACACTGCAG GAACATGCGTTGGTGGTGGTGGACAcaatggggcaaagcttttgctcaATACACAGGATGATTAA